One part of the Magallana gigas chromosome 5, xbMagGiga1.1, whole genome shotgun sequence genome encodes these proteins:
- the LOC105326420 gene encoding uncharacterized protein codes for MSSRWDWMLGIIFMVAISVIVIVATFACIVFCKCKKKLKQAKTVGIEPTATDDDTDVELRPVSPSDIGRGRKKTTPVTSLHTHRSSTITTPIGSSRQSNDHFFYSSRQAWMFEPD; via the exons ATGTCTAGTCGGTGGGACTGGATGCTTGGCATCATCTTTATGGTGGCCATCTCTGTCATCGTCATTGTGGCGACGTTCGCCTGTATCGTCTTCTGTAAGTGTAAGAAGAAACTGAAGCAGGCAAAGACAGTGGGCATCGAACCGACGGCGACTGACGACGACACGG ATGTTGAGCTGCGCCCTGTGAGTCCCTCGGACATTGGGCGGGGCCGGAAGAAGACGACGCCGGTCACGTCCCTTCACACTCATAGATCCTCCACCATCACCACCCCTATAGGATCCTCCCGCCAGTCTAACGACCATTTCTTCTACTCCAGCAGACAGGCCTGGATGTTTGAGCCAGACTGA